In Herbinix luporum, a single window of DNA contains:
- a CDS encoding bifunctional folylpolyglutamate synthase/dihydrofolate synthase has protein sequence MTYKEAKEFIEEANQYGSVLGLTSITELLKRLDNPQNHLKIIHIGGTNGKGSTGAFITSILTAAGYRVGRYISPTVFSYREKIQISEGINTYYITKEGIQEAIKRIKPICQEMVNDGYDHPTTFEIETAMTFIYLLSQQVDFLVLEVGMGGRLDATNVIANPICTVFTSISMDHMQYLGDSLEKIAQEKAGIIKPKSPVISCNQNSAVIKILKDKADECKSSFIIADFNNVHKIEYSLEETRFIYPSNKEAQEFKIRLIGKHQVKNAILAIEVAKVLNKVLNNHNYFISDEAILSGLYQAKWDGRFQVLDTKPYFIIDGAHNEEAAINLRETVEIYFTNKRLIFMIGVLEDKDYKSILKIMAPLADTIITLTPENHRALASDKLANEARLYCERVFDCGNIEQALEMAYAEAKADNIILAFGSLSFLGSLVKILRMRKEKTYNKN, from the coding sequence ATGACTTACAAAGAAGCCAAAGAATTTATAGAAGAAGCAAATCAATATGGAAGCGTTCTGGGACTGACCAGTATAACTGAGCTGCTAAAAAGACTTGATAATCCGCAAAACCATTTAAAGATAATCCATATAGGAGGAACCAATGGTAAAGGGTCAACCGGGGCATTTATTACATCAATACTTACAGCAGCAGGTTATAGGGTTGGCCGTTATATATCTCCTACTGTATTTTCTTATAGGGAGAAAATTCAGATATCTGAAGGTATAAATACTTACTATATTACTAAAGAAGGTATACAAGAAGCCATAAAAAGGATTAAACCAATTTGCCAGGAAATGGTTAATGATGGTTATGACCATCCAACCACATTTGAAATCGAGACAGCCATGACTTTTATTTATCTTTTATCCCAGCAGGTGGATTTTCTTGTTCTGGAAGTAGGAATGGGAGGAAGACTGGATGCCACCAATGTTATTGCAAATCCAATCTGTACAGTATTTACCTCTATAAGTATGGATCATATGCAATATTTGGGTGATAGTTTAGAAAAGATTGCCCAGGAAAAAGCAGGTATTATCAAACCAAAGTCCCCGGTGATTAGCTGTAATCAAAACAGTGCTGTGATAAAGATTCTTAAAGATAAAGCTGATGAATGCAAGTCTTCCTTTATAATAGCGGATTTTAATAATGTCCATAAGATAGAATATTCCTTGGAAGAAACCCGTTTTATTTACCCTTCCAACAAAGAAGCACAAGAATTTAAAATAAGGCTTATAGGCAAACATCAGGTTAAGAATGCGATTCTTGCTATAGAAGTGGCAAAGGTTTTAAATAAAGTATTAAATAACCATAATTACTTTATTAGTGATGAAGCAATTTTATCAGGCTTATATCAAGCTAAATGGGACGGCCGTTTCCAAGTACTAGATACAAAACCTTATTTTATAATTGACGGAGCCCACAATGAGGAAGCAGCAATAAACCTTAGGGAGACAGTAGAAATCTACTTTACAAATAAAAGATTAATATTTATGATAGGGGTATTAGAAGATAAAGACTACAAAAGTATTCTAAAAATCATGGCACCTTTAGCAGATACTATAATTACCTTGACCCCTGAAAATCATAGGGCATTAGCTTCCGATAAACTTGCTAATGAAGCAAGGCTTTATTGTGAAAGGGTGTTTGACTGTGGAAATATAGAGCAGGCCTTAGAAATGGCATATGCAGAAGCTAAAGCGGATAATATTATCCTAGCCTTTGGATCTTTATCCTTTTTGGGAAGTTTAGTAAAGATTTTAAGAATGAGAAAGGAAAAAACATACAATAAAAATTAA
- a CDS encoding S1C family serine protease yields the protein MNDQYNINNNTDSNSQNNGWQTPKEKKKKNGAGFLKVIALALICGLLAGACASGYHYFLRGGRDNQKAANLSKEEKQKENDTSKGVSDEKVLATTNTETEGIITDVSDVVEKVMPSIVSINSTDIITKYDIFFGRQFNEPVVGSGSGIIIGQSDSAILIVTNNHVIAEAEEIEIVFVDESKAQATVKGSDARSDLAILEVRINDLSKETLNTIKVARLGDSTKLKAGEMVIAIGNALGYGQSVTVGYVSALDREIEIQGIKMKLLQTDAAINPGNSGGALININGEVIGINSVKFEDILVEGMGYAIPISDAIPMINLLMNNKVQEVAEMGFLGINLESAQDVTKDLAEQFNMPMGIYINDVIKDSPAEKAGLKSGHIIVGYDDLKIETIDDLINILTYSRPGDEITLKVKERQDGEYVDKELNIVLGERP from the coding sequence TTGAACGACCAGTATAATATAAATAATAATACTGACAGTAATAGCCAAAACAATGGATGGCAAACTCCTAAAGAGAAAAAGAAGAAAAATGGAGCAGGTTTCTTAAAAGTTATTGCTCTAGCATTAATCTGTGGTTTACTTGCAGGGGCATGTGCAAGCGGTTATCATTATTTTCTTCGGGGCGGCAGGGATAATCAGAAAGCTGCAAATTTAAGTAAAGAAGAAAAACAAAAAGAAAATGATACTTCTAAGGGAGTTTCCGATGAAAAGGTTCTGGCCACAACCAATACTGAGACAGAGGGGATTATTACAGACGTATCCGATGTGGTAGAAAAGGTTATGCCTTCTATTGTATCTATTAATTCAACAGATATAATTACAAAGTATGATATATTTTTTGGAAGACAATTTAATGAACCGGTAGTAGGAAGCGGCTCAGGTATTATTATAGGCCAAAGTGATTCTGCTATTTTGATAGTTACTAATAATCATGTAATTGCTGAGGCAGAAGAGATAGAAATTGTATTTGTTGACGAAAGTAAGGCTCAGGCCACAGTAAAAGGATCAGATGCAAGAAGCGATCTTGCCATATTAGAAGTAAGAATTAATGACCTTTCTAAAGAAACCTTAAATACAATTAAGGTTGCCCGTTTGGGAGATTCTACAAAATTAAAGGCCGGAGAAATGGTAATAGCCATAGGAAATGCCTTGGGATATGGCCAATCGGTAACCGTCGGTTATGTCAGTGCCCTAGATCGTGAAATTGAAATCCAAGGGATAAAGATGAAACTTCTGCAGACTGATGCCGCAATAAACCCAGGTAATAGCGGAGGTGCCTTAATTAATATTAACGGAGAAGTAATAGGTATTAATTCAGTTAAATTTGAAGATATCCTAGTTGAAGGCATGGGTTATGCCATACCTATTTCCGATGCTATTCCTATGATAAATCTACTTATGAACAACAAAGTTCAAGAAGTTGCTGAGATGGGCTTTTTGGGAATTAACTTAGAGTCTGCTCAAGATGTGACTAAGGATTTGGCAGAGCAGTTTAATATGCCCATGGGAATTTATATCAATGATGTTATAAAAGATTCACCGGCTGAGAAGGCAGGGTTAAAATCTGGGCATATTATAGTAGGTTATGATGATTTAAAGATAGAGACAATTGACGACTTGATTAATATCCTCACCTATTCAAGACCTGGTGATGAAATTACTCTAAAGGTAAAAGAGCGACAAGACGGAGAATATGTAGATAAAGAACTTAATATAGTACTGGGAGAAAGACCATAG
- a CDS encoding GtrA family protein yields MRKIINKIINRETIAYGIAGVLTTLVNLVSYEILYRLGLSNLMANGLAWFIAVSFAYIVNKWNVFHSRSATSRDETVKIIKFFGARGVTLGVEQLGMYIFVELLGIYRWIIKGSLAIIVIILNYVFSKVFVFKDK; encoded by the coding sequence ATGCGAAAGATAATAAATAAAATTATCAACAGAGAAACCATAGCTTACGGTATAGCAGGGGTACTTACAACCTTGGTTAATTTGGTCAGTTATGAAATATTATACCGTCTAGGCTTATCCAATCTTATGGCCAATGGTTTGGCATGGTTTATCGCAGTAAGTTTTGCATATATTGTAAACAAGTGGAATGTATTCCATTCAAGAAGTGCAACCTCCCGGGATGAAACAGTTAAGATAATCAAATTCTTTGGGGCAAGAGGGGTTACTTTGGGAGTAGAACAGCTAGGTATGTACATATTTGTGGAGCTACTTGGAATATACCGTTGGATCATAAAGGGTTCTCTTGCTATTATAGTTATAATACTTAATTATGTTTTCAGTAAGGTATTTGTTTTTAAAGATAAATAG
- a CDS encoding DUF5050 domain-containing protein, producing MSTIKKLLLSLFIITIISVTGIYLYSINRTFPNDKELRGNTAGNLYNGGLFCEKDGRIYFSNDNDDGSLYVMNSDTSKYKKIHPDKATYINVDENYIYYIRANNTRENNPDIFFMFNNTGIFRINQNGKNLKLISRNPGSYLTLKGNLVYYLNYKVNEGLYLYRNQTDGEFERLLLKEPVIPAAIIDNKLYYISEKKNHSINYMNLSSFTTGVHIEGNFAYPIFFDNYIYYMDLSNNYSINRMNLDGSDPTVLVNERCSTFNITNSGKYLYYQVDDKDNSKICRIDLTTMETKVLLDGHYKQIHVTDNYVFFKDFDNKNTYMVSADGSSKVEPFNPPNLSKDNDSKTSK from the coding sequence TTGTCAACTATTAAAAAGCTCTTGCTTTCTCTTTTTATTATAACGATTATATCCGTTACAGGAATTTATCTATATTCAATAAACCGTACTTTCCCAAATGATAAAGAGTTAAGAGGTAATACAGCAGGAAATCTTTATAACGGCGGTCTGTTTTGCGAAAAGGACGGTAGAATATATTTTAGCAATGACAATGATGACGGCAGTCTATATGTGATGAATTCTGATACTAGCAAGTATAAAAAAATACATCCTGACAAGGCTACTTATATAAATGTAGACGAAAATTATATATACTACATTCGTGCCAATAACACTAGGGAAAATAACCCCGATATCTTCTTCATGTTTAATAATACAGGCATATTTCGCATTAACCAAAACGGTAAAAACCTAAAACTTATAAGCAGAAATCCCGGAAGCTATTTAACTTTAAAGGGTAACTTAGTTTATTATCTAAATTACAAGGTAAATGAGGGACTATATCTTTACCGCAATCAAACTGATGGTGAATTTGAACGGCTTCTACTTAAAGAGCCTGTTATACCTGCAGCTATTATTGATAATAAATTATATTATATTAGTGAAAAAAAGAATCATAGTATTAATTATATGAATTTATCCAGTTTTACCACCGGAGTCCATATAGAAGGAAATTTTGCTTACCCTATTTTCTTTGATAATTATATATACTATATGGACTTGTCCAATAACTACAGCATTAATAGAATGAACCTTGACGGATCAGATCCTACTGTCCTGGTAAATGAACGCTGCTCCACATTTAATATAACCAACTCCGGTAAATACCTTTACTATCAAGTAGATGATAAAGACAATAGTAAAATATGCCGGATTGACCTTACAACTATGGAGACTAAAGTATTATTAGACGGTCATTATAAGCAGATTCATGTAACAGATAATTATGTCTTCTTTAAAGATTTTGATAACAAAAATACCTATATGGTCTCTGCTGACGGAAGTTCTAAGGTTGAACCCTTTAATCCTCCCAATTTAAGTAAGGATAATGACTCTAAAACCTCTAAATAA
- the pheA gene encoding prephenate dehydratase — MTDLAKIRKEIDDVDSKLLEYFEYRMDLAHKVAQYKKKNGLPVFDSAREKEKLDSLKKLIKDKDNTDAVVELFSQIMAISRRAQYRQLNTFFDLGFIAVNEFRAGSDTNIAYYGEPGSYTQQAMLEYFNGKGIGRPMGTFYEVMEALKENKADYGVLPIENSSTGTLADIFDLLAEYDNYIIGEHVVAIDHCLWGLKEAELSDIKRVYSHRQGLLQCMNFLKQYPHLELVEGGSTASSARRVYSDNDISQAAIASRKAGETYGLKLLKASIHNEDHNQTRFIIISNKKEYYKKANQISICFALPHRSGALYNILSHFIHNNLNLTRIESRPIKGKAFRYRFFADFEGSLEDVGVKNALYSIGEEALELKILGSYVPVQ; from the coding sequence ATGACGGATTTAGCAAAAATCAGAAAAGAAATTGATGATGTAGACAGCAAGCTTTTAGAATATTTTGAATATAGGATGGACTTGGCCCATAAAGTGGCTCAGTACAAGAAAAAAAATGGACTGCCTGTATTTGATTCTGCCAGGGAGAAAGAAAAGCTTGATAGTCTCAAAAAACTTATTAAGGATAAAGATAATACTGATGCAGTTGTAGAATTGTTTTCGCAGATTATGGCTATAAGCAGAAGGGCTCAGTATAGGCAGCTTAATACATTCTTTGATTTAGGATTTATAGCTGTGAATGAATTTAGGGCAGGGTCTGATACCAATATTGCATATTATGGGGAGCCGGGCTCCTATACACAGCAGGCTATGCTGGAATACTTTAATGGCAAGGGAATAGGAAGGCCTATGGGAACTTTTTATGAGGTTATGGAAGCGCTTAAGGAAAACAAGGCAGATTACGGGGTGCTGCCCATTGAAAATTCCTCAACCGGAACTCTTGCTGATATATTTGACTTACTAGCCGAATATGATAATTATATAATAGGAGAGCATGTAGTAGCCATTGACCATTGTTTGTGGGGACTAAAAGAAGCAGAGCTTTCCGATATAAAGAGGGTATATTCCCACCGTCAAGGGCTGTTACAATGCATGAATTTCTTAAAACAATATCCCCACCTAGAACTGGTTGAGGGTGGGAGCACTGCTTCCTCTGCAAGGAGAGTTTATAGTGATAATGATATAAGTCAGGCGGCCATAGCCAGCCGTAAGGCAGGTGAAACTTATGGATTAAAGCTTCTTAAGGCTTCTATTCATAATGAGGACCATAACCAAACCAGATTTATTATTATATCTAATAAAAAAGAATATTATAAAAAAGCAAATCAAATCAGCATATGTTTTGCACTGCCCCATAGAAGCGGAGCCCTCTATAATATATTGTCTCATTTTATCCATAATAATCTTAATTTAACAAGAATCGAATCAAGGCCCATAAAGGGAAAAGCCTTTAGATACCGATTCTTCGCAGACTTTGAAGGCTCCTTAGAGGATGTAGGGGTAAAAAACGCCCTATATTCCATTGGGGAAGAGGCTTTGGAATTAAAGATTTTAGGCTCTTATGTGCCGGTTCAATAA
- a CDS encoding pilus assembly PilX N-terminal domain-containing protein — translation MDIFKKSEKGMALPAVIMVMLITFTLSAAVLTMATSQVNTEISYETNTQALQAAEAGLNMYLWYINKEGASIELDTVITYPDANPKYAFILHEIDATNALKKVTSTGWAIHNPDITKTVSATFKRKSFTEYVYFTDQEPEEIWWRTGEYCYGPYRSNSNIYISGEPVFYGEVYYANDIKLDKNSYKNNPKFTKGIFQEKAIPFPTTNQMLKDLAEDEGLYFEGRTSIMMNPNGTLTIWNPGNGKNEEPPKTYNIPKNGVIYVNSKAGANLNDRFSKAAGNVFISGKLKGRLTVAAANDIYITDYDPTEKYFLNNWWYNKHTNGVTYANTDFVYDDKKKEYRVTGTGNDMLGLIANRDVVLLTKGWFDSNDWVTSSGDIRVYAAVMAINGSFRNSHHENYPSNGTEKVILRGALIQKKRGAVGSFTYYGTNKGYIKDYGHDIRMTAEQPPNFLEPENSGWEIIHWQ, via the coding sequence ATGGATATTTTTAAAAAGTCAGAAAAAGGCATGGCGCTGCCTGCTGTCATTATGGTAATGTTAATTACCTTTACTTTATCTGCCGCTGTGCTGACTATGGCTACATCCCAAGTAAATACAGAAATAAGCTATGAAACCAATACTCAGGCATTACAGGCAGCTGAAGCCGGGCTTAATATGTATCTATGGTATATTAATAAGGAAGGTGCCAGCATTGAATTAGACACTGTAATTACATATCCAGATGCAAATCCAAAGTACGCTTTTATTTTACATGAAATTGATGCCACCAATGCCCTAAAAAAAGTTACATCTACCGGATGGGCTATCCATAACCCTGATATAACGAAGACAGTATCAGCAACTTTTAAGAGGAAATCCTTTACAGAGTACGTTTATTTTACCGACCAAGAGCCCGAGGAAATTTGGTGGAGAACAGGTGAGTATTGCTATGGACCATATCGAAGTAATTCCAATATATATATTAGCGGTGAACCTGTATTTTATGGTGAAGTATATTATGCTAATGACATAAAACTAGATAAGAATAGCTATAAAAACAATCCTAAATTTACAAAAGGTATTTTTCAGGAAAAGGCAATACCTTTTCCTACAACTAATCAAATGTTGAAGGATTTGGCAGAAGATGAAGGATTATACTTTGAGGGTAGAACCAGTATTATGATGAATCCAAACGGTACCTTAACAATATGGAATCCGGGCAATGGGAAAAATGAGGAACCACCTAAAACTTATAATATACCTAAAAACGGTGTAATTTATGTAAATAGTAAAGCCGGTGCAAATTTAAATGATAGATTTAGTAAAGCTGCAGGCAATGTATTTATCTCAGGTAAATTAAAAGGGAGGCTTACAGTTGCTGCTGCAAATGATATCTATATTACTGATTACGATCCTACCGAAAAATATTTTTTAAACAATTGGTGGTATAATAAGCATACTAATGGGGTGACTTATGCCAATACTGATTTTGTATATGATGATAAGAAAAAAGAATATAGGGTAACCGGAACCGGAAATGACATGTTGGGGTTAATTGCAAATAGGGATGTTGTCTTACTAACTAAAGGGTGGTTTGACAGTAATGATTGGGTAACGTCATCAGGTGATATTCGTGTATATGCAGCAGTTATGGCCATTAATGGAAGTTTTAGAAATTCACATCATGAAAATTATCCTTCTAATGGAACTGAAAAAGTTATATTGAGAGGAGCTCTTATTCAAAAAAAGCGTGGTGCTGTTGGTTCTTTTACATATTACGGTACAAATAAGGGATATATTAAGGATTATGGGCATGATATTAGAATGACGGCTGAACAGCCTCCTAATTTCTTAGAACCTGAGAATTCCGGCTGGGAAATTATACATTGGCAATAG
- a CDS encoding PulJ/GspJ family protein, with the protein MNRLRKNETIGWKEDCKGITYVELIVAISLLSGVLIIAYSFLSFSYKSIIFTQAKYDATQEARVSLIRMGDNIRKAQHTLIDGESKKGVTVSASGLQLDIYVDVDHDGTCEFVQYKLSGNKLVMGQAELGSYPTTWYTVIDNVMNHRLDTPEPIFSVDENKVNLKLYIKDEYGHLNEPIYVETSFTVRSKGAM; encoded by the coding sequence TTGAATAGGTTAAGAAAAAATGAAACAATTGGTTGGAAAGAGGATTGTAAGGGAATTACTTATGTAGAATTGATAGTTGCCATATCTTTGCTTTCCGGTGTTTTAATTATTGCATATTCATTTTTATCCTTTTCTTACAAAAGTATAATTTTTACACAGGCTAAGTATGATGCCACACAGGAGGCCAGAGTTTCATTAATTAGGATGGGGGATAATATCAGAAAAGCTCAGCATACTCTTATTGATGGTGAAAGTAAAAAAGGAGTTACAGTAAGTGCTTCAGGATTACAACTAGATATATATGTGGATGTAGATCATGACGGTACATGTGAGTTTGTTCAATATAAATTGAGTGGAAACAAACTGGTTATGGGTCAAGCAGAGTTAGGCAGTTACCCGACCACTTGGTATACTGTTATTGACAATGTTATGAACCATAGGCTAGACACTCCTGAACCTATCTTTTCAGTTGATGAAAATAAAGTCAATTTAAAGCTTTATATTAAAGATGAGTATGGGCATCTAAATGAGCCCATATATGTTGAAACAAGTTTCACCGTAAGAAGTAAGGGAGCGATGTAG